The sequence GAAATAATTGCTGTATTACATTATGGCACCTTGCTGGAGGGTTTCGTGATTTGTATTACTTATTCAATATAATAACTTTTgaggttttaaaaaaaaaataacaatttcatttcttttttttcgtttAATGCTGAAAAACAacatattattattgtttttttattaacgTAAGGAAAATGTAAAGGCACAATTTTTTTtgcagatatatatatataaatatatatatactgaTATAAGATATTTGCCAACCGGTTCCGTGGCTAAAACCGTCTTGGATCTTATCCACCACAACCCCTCAGCCAAATTGCAACGGTTATGCAAATTGGCAGTGTTCAGTGCATTTTGACAGCCGATTGTTTTAGtcgtatattttttttattgttaaaatttttttttttttatggctTTGTacataaaaatttatttttctagTTAAAAGTTTAAGCCTTACGACTAAGCACCAAATATTTACATAACATGGGAACAAGTTACAATAGGTTCAGTTTCTTTTGCTTTCCCTCAAGGCTCACGAGTCTCAGTCGGTTGAAAAGCCTGTGGGCGAAGAATGTGCGTACCGGTTCGGGAGCCAACTTCATGAGGGCGTACTGTAAAgagatattttatattttaatcagttgaataaaataaatttgtatatacttaaaataattatatttatatatatatattattaaatttgtatatacctaaaataattatatttcttcTCACTCGACTTATTAAAATTTAGCGacttattaaaatttatggacttagaaaagaaatatttgtCTTTAATCAAagatcaaaatatttattaggTTTATTATAAGGacttattatttttaaaaaattaaatctaCCAATCCTAAAATAATCTTTTTAAGGGAAacttttattgattttatatGCTTAATTTCGATTTTCGAAAATGTGAAactgtttttttaaaatatagtaATACACACCTGAACCGCATGTGTCCAGAACCCGTTCGTCTCGCTCGTTTTTCCCAGTGTAAAGACGGCGGATCGGGCATAGGTGTAGGCATTGGGGAAAAGCAGTCCTCCGTGCAGCACATGATCGGCATAGGCATTCATATTGGTTCGCACAAAGCCGGGCATCACCAGCTGCACATGGATGTTGTGCTCGGCCACCTCCGCCTCAAGGGCCTTGGAGAAGAAGGTCATGAACTTCTTGCTGGCGGCATAGACGGTCAGGTTAGGCAGGGGCTGCAGTTCCGAGGAGGATCCCAGGTTCACAATGGCCCCCTTTCGACGACCAATCATCTGGGGCAGGATCTTGCGGGTGAGCATGGTAACGGATGCCATGTTGACGGTGAGCAGGTCCCACAGCAGATCCTCCGACACCCGATCCAGGGTCTCGGGTTCGTGTATCATGCCCACATTGTTAACTGTATAGATAAAAGGTTTTCATTATTATACAAAATattctatatattttattatcagAGTTAAAGTGGCGAATACACTTGGCTGGCCAAGATCAATGTCAACTCTTATCGGCCAAAACTTTATAACAGAAATGCCTTGAGGCGTTCGCAAGGCTGTTGAAATTCAAATTGCTGAAGCGTTTATAAGTCTGGTTGACCgagtaaaaataaaaccccAACAACAGCGCATCGCCTATGTACTTTAGCCACTCTTTGCCTCGCCAATAGACCAAAAACCGGAGTCATTATAATTGCAcgcaattattattattgtttgaCATTGGCAGACGCACAAGAAAGAGTCACAAAAATATAAGACACATATATGTGTTTACCTATAGGTAAATAAAAAGCGGCTACTGTTGATTGCCGTTGGCTATTGACAATGATGAATGTAGGAATTTGTACATTAAAGATCGGTTAATATGTATAAACGTCAGAAGACGCACACGAATATCATTTGAATTTGGTAATAAACTTTTCAGGCAGGGTTTTATTATATGGAAAATGTTTATAGTATAAATATTATCTATATTTTACAAAGTATTGTTATCAATCTGTTTAATCATTACTTACCCAAAATCGAAACCTCAATTCCCATCAGTTCTTTTTCAATGTGTTCGTATACCTCGCGTCCTTTGGCGAAATCTGCAACAATCCACTTAATCTTCACTTTGTACTGGCTCTCTGAAAATGCATTTcgaaaataagtaaataaaatgtgTAGGTATTCCAATATGTATGCTAACCAATCTCATTGGTGACGGCAATCAGCTTCTCCTTCGTCCTCGAGATGAGTACCAGGTTGAGACCCTGACGAGCCAGCTCCCTGGCATATTCCTTTCCAATGCCATCGGTGGCACCAGTCACCACTAAAGTGAAGggattaaataaaaacttgATGAGTACAGTACATTCCAAAAGGAATGGAAGGAACATGAAAACATGTCAAAGTctaccacaatttttaattgtatAAAATTGATCTCATTTAAAAAATCCTATCGTATCGAAAATTTATAACTtagttaaaataaaatctttttaataacttaatttCAAAATCTAGTTTATCTTTCCCATAATCAGAAGTGTTCATAAAAGTTACTGCGAACGGTAAAAGCatttttctcaaaaatatttgtcccATTTTTGTATCGGTTTGTCTCTTTCAAGACGTATTTCGTCACTTTCCTTCGTTTACCCATAATTTTAGTAACTGAATAAAGTCAACTCAAACCTACCTTTTCGAACTTAACATTTGCCCGCTAATTAACCCATTGCATTCGACTGGGTTCATATTAATCACATTGGTTGTTAGCTGCCGAAACCTCGGTAAATATCATGAATGAACTCAGAATCAATTGCTGCAATGTTGCCAATGGCATCTGGTTATTGGTTGCCACATATTTGTGCAACGGAAACGAGAAATCAACAAAATCATAGATTGGCAATAGCTACACCACTCGTTTTTTGCGCATGAGTGTGGTGCGATAATTACGAATGACGTATATTTTGTTGAGACTTTGCACTTTGATCGGTTTCTAATAAAAACCgtttaaaaaagtttataaTTCAATTAGGAAAACTATGCAGAAGTCGATCACTGGTTACTATTGAAGGTCACCCATTTATTAAACTAGAAAATCGACAGTGAAATTCACAACCGTTGGATCACGAATAGCAGCACGAGATTTCAGTCAATGAAagcgaaatatttaaataataaagcaaaaacaaaacgaaCTATTAAATCGAAAACCGGTTTACGGGTTGAATGACTTTGTCTGGTCCATAAACGAATATGTAAACAAATCAAGTTGCTCGAATAATTGTTTTTGGCAatgcaaattaaaaattaacaaTTAACAACATTCCATTAAATACTTATCGTATTTACAAATTCTGTTCATCATGGTGACTTTGTGTTTCCACTACCGTAActattttaaacaatttttctgTGTAATCATAAAATTCCTACTGATAAGAATATTCTATCCTGCTAGTCATCCTGAATCATCAGAATTATCGGTTTATTTGCTTTCGTATCGAAAACTTACATTACCAAGTATATCCATAGATATGCAAACAGCTCTCAATTTAATCCTTAGATATTGTAAGTACTTAAAAATGTTGCTAATCATGATGATTTTGTGGAAACATTTCTTTAAGAAATTTACACTATCACCATGGGATATCAAAGAGTTTAGTGATAAGAAAACCCAGCCTATCATGCTGACGatgtaaaatgtaatattaaaatttaagacAATTGATTAACTTgtaaactaaataaaataataaatagtcttaaattttatattttagtaTATAAAAAATAGTTTTGGTATATCGAATAAAATTATCAAAGTTGgggaattaattaaaaagaaTGAAAGTTTCTTGCATTTAATTGcaacttatatttttttggttttagtatctaaatgaaaatgttaatattaaaGTTTTTGATATAATCCattaatttgaaaaaaaattatagacGATTTTTCAGGCTGTATAAAATATTACTAATATTCATGATCACCACCTCTTTCGAGTTTTATCATAAATGGATTTTGTAACATTATACTACATTACTCAAATCGATTAAAATATTGGGTTATTAAAGAATTACTATAactattattataattattatcagTTATAAATGGAATGTGAGTTAGGCTAATGACTGTCAATTTAAGAGATGCTGAGTGTTTCTCCGTATAGAATAACACACCCTCTAAAAACCAGGTAAATAATTTGCATTTGTGAGCCAGACGCAAATATTGAccgatttaaaaatatgaagAACTTATAGGGTGTAAAGTGCGAAATTCAGGGGTATAATGGGATTTACAATCGAAACACTCACCTGCCCAATG is a genomic window of Drosophila suzukii chromosome 2L, CBGP_Dsuzu_IsoJpt1.0, whole genome shotgun sequence containing:
- the LOC108007879 gene encoding hydroxysteroid dehydrogenase-like protein 1; translation: MAFISSVIYLVGSLTIAAYLYDNLKSLFSIIKAVLLPLFQPQLPKTLVEKYGHWAVVTGATDGIGKEYARELARQGLNLVLISRTKEKLIAVTNEIESQYKVKIKWIVADFAKGREVYEHIEKELMGIEVSILVNNVGMIHEPETLDRVSEDLLWDLLTVNMASVTMLTRKILPQMIGRRKGAIVNLGSSSELQPLPNLTVYAASKKFMTFFSKALEAEVAEHNIHVQLVMPGFVRTNMNAYADHVLHGGLLFPNAYTYARSAVFTLGKTSETNGFWTHAVQYALMKLAPEPVRTFFAHRLFNRLRLVSLEGKQKKLNLL